A genomic window from Chitinispirillum alkaliphilum includes:
- a CDS encoding Translation elongation factor G — protein sequence MAYDITKMRNIGISAHIDSGKTTLTERILFYTNKIHAIHEVKGKDGVGATMDSMELERERGITIASAATNVSWKDHPINVIDTPGHVDFTIEVERALRVLDGAVLVLCSVGGVQSQSITVDRQLKRYNVPRLAFINKCDRSGANPFRVTDQLIEKLGHNAVMVQIPIGLEDKLAGVVDLITMKGIYFEGSNGEIIREDEIPSDLLDEATSRREMLLDALSMHSDELAESYLEGTETVEQVQSALRKATLSLDVTPVFMGSAYKNRGVQLLLDGVVNYLPDPSQIETNALDVSNNEAPVKIKHQPDAPAIALAFKLEESQYGQLTYIRIYQGTVKKGSELTNSRSGKRFKVGRLIRMHADSMEDITEAYAGDIVALFGIDCASGDTFTENGLNYTMTTMYVPEPVISLAISPVDKKSSDNMSKALNRFSKEDPTFRSFVDPESNETIIKGMGELHLDVYIERMRREYKVDLETGMPQVAYRETVSTEARFDYTHKKQSGGAGQYGRVAGILEPNAESDYEFVDNIKGGVIPNEYIPSCDKGFKACLTKGKVIGFPIVGIKVSIDDGTFHPVDSSDVAFQMAAIGGFWQAFEKAKPQILEPIMKVSVEGPSEFQGNILGSINQRRGIIISTSEEANFTRVEAEVPLSEMFGYSTVLRSLTQGKAEFTMEFLKYSKVPTNVAEQLKKEHLEKDKKTETKKK from the coding sequence ATGGCATATGACATCACAAAAATGCGAAACATAGGTATCAGTGCCCACATCGACTCAGGTAAAACCACCCTGACCGAAAGAATCCTTTTCTACACCAACAAAATTCATGCAATTCATGAAGTTAAAGGTAAGGATGGAGTGGGTGCAACCATGGACTCTATGGAACTTGAAAGGGAAAGAGGTATTACAATTGCCTCCGCAGCTACAAATGTTTCATGGAAAGACCACCCGATTAACGTTATCGACACCCCTGGTCACGTGGACTTTACAATTGAAGTAGAGCGTGCACTCAGAGTACTTGACGGAGCAGTTCTTGTGCTCTGTTCTGTAGGTGGTGTTCAGTCTCAGTCTATAACTGTAGACAGACAGCTGAAAAGATACAACGTCCCAAGACTAGCGTTCATTAACAAATGTGACCGCTCAGGTGCAAACCCTTTCAGGGTAACAGATCAGCTGATCGAAAAACTGGGACACAATGCTGTAATGGTGCAGATTCCAATCGGTCTTGAAGATAAACTTGCCGGTGTTGTGGATCTTATAACCATGAAAGGAATTTACTTCGAGGGATCAAACGGTGAGATTATCCGTGAAGATGAAATTCCTTCAGACCTTCTTGATGAAGCGACAAGCAGACGTGAAATGCTTCTTGATGCTCTATCCATGCACAGCGATGAACTTGCGGAGAGCTATCTTGAGGGAACCGAAACTGTTGAGCAGGTACAATCAGCTCTGCGAAAAGCCACTCTCTCACTGGATGTGACCCCTGTATTTATGGGTTCAGCTTACAAAAACAGAGGCGTTCAGCTGCTTTTGGACGGTGTTGTCAATTATCTTCCTGATCCAAGTCAGATTGAAACCAATGCTCTTGATGTTAGTAATAACGAAGCGCCAGTGAAAATCAAGCATCAGCCGGACGCTCCCGCTATTGCTCTTGCCTTCAAACTGGAGGAGAGTCAGTACGGACAGCTCACTTATATAAGGATATATCAGGGAACAGTCAAAAAAGGCAGTGAACTGACCAACTCAAGAAGCGGAAAACGGTTTAAAGTCGGAAGACTTATCAGAATGCACGCCGATTCTATGGAAGATATTACAGAAGCCTATGCAGGTGATATTGTAGCGCTCTTTGGTATCGATTGTGCCTCAGGAGATACATTTACCGAGAATGGTTTAAACTATACAATGACTACAATGTATGTTCCCGAACCAGTTATCTCACTTGCGATCTCACCTGTCGATAAGAAGTCTTCAGACAATATGTCCAAGGCTCTTAACAGATTTTCCAAAGAAGACCCTACATTCAGGAGTTTTGTTGATCCCGAATCAAACGAAACCATCATCAAAGGTATGGGTGAGCTTCATCTTGATGTATACATCGAAAGAATGCGCAGGGAGTACAAAGTAGATCTTGAAACCGGTATGCCCCAGGTTGCATACAGGGAAACAGTTTCGACCGAAGCCAGATTCGATTACACTCACAAAAAACAGTCTGGTGGTGCCGGACAATATGGTAGAGTGGCAGGTATTCTCGAACCCAACGCTGAAAGCGATTACGAGTTTGTAGATAACATCAAAGGCGGTGTTATTCCCAATGAATATATCCCTTCATGTGATAAAGGTTTCAAAGCTTGTCTTACCAAGGGTAAAGTCATCGGGTTCCCGATTGTGGGGATAAAAGTATCAATCGATGACGGAACATTTCACCCTGTGGACTCCTCGGATGTAGCATTCCAAATGGCTGCAATCGGTGGTTTCTGGCAGGCATTCGAAAAAGCAAAACCACAGATCCTTGAACCTATTATGAAAGTAAGTGTTGAAGGACCCAGTGAGTTTCAGGGTAATATCCTTGGCAGTATTAACCAGCGCCGGGGAATAATTATCTCCACATCTGAAGAAGCCAATTTCACCAGAGTGGAAGCAGAAGTTCCTTTGAGTGAGATGTTTGGATATTCAACCGTTCTGCGTTCTCTTACTCAGGGTAAAGCGGAATTTACAATGGAATTTTTGAAGTACAGTAAAGTTCCGACAAATGTCGCTGAACAGTTGAAAAAAGAACACCTTGAAAAAGACAAAAAAACCGAAACCAAGAAGAAATAG
- a CDS encoding Biotin operon repressor / Biotin-protein ligase, whose translation MINPSLPHSVDKLPFLDKFIFFESINSTNSFAKTIKTLPDDKLLVIQSAKQTCGRGRNSKQFFSDSEGGLWVSIVAPVPDISTHFIHNRAISVAICQSIQKHCPEFPVRIKWPNDIYINGKKTAGILLESTPFSPKHIIIGFGINVNIGMNKFPPELRNIATSTLHEMKKEIAPEVMLEDILTKYNYFCSITEEQVHHLYTSHLYRIGSTVQISGICGIFETVREDGQIRIVTAQGVKHLNSGTLLFRDVNHEN comes from the coding sequence ATGATCAACCCTTCACTTCCCCACTCTGTGGACAAACTTCCTTTTCTTGATAAATTCATCTTCTTCGAATCAATAAATTCTACCAACAGTTTCGCCAAAACAATCAAAACACTGCCTGATGATAAACTACTTGTGATTCAATCAGCCAAACAAACCTGCGGACGGGGGCGCAACAGCAAACAGTTCTTTTCAGATTCTGAAGGTGGGTTATGGGTCAGCATTGTAGCTCCCGTTCCTGATATCTCGACCCATTTTATCCATAACCGCGCTATCTCAGTTGCAATTTGCCAATCCATACAAAAACACTGCCCGGAATTTCCTGTTCGTATTAAATGGCCCAATGATATCTACATCAATGGAAAGAAAACAGCAGGCATTCTTCTCGAGTCAACACCATTCTCCCCCAAACACATTATTATCGGATTTGGAATAAACGTTAATATCGGGATGAATAAATTTCCACCCGAATTGAGAAATATAGCAACATCGACACTACACGAAATGAAAAAAGAAATTGCTCCAGAAGTAATGCTGGAAGATATTCTTACAAAGTATAATTATTTCTGTAGCATAACAGAAGAACAGGTCCATCATTTGTACACATCACATCTCTACAGAATAGGTTCCACTGTACAGATCTCTGGTATCTGTGGTATATTTGAAACGGTAAGAGAGGATGGGCAGATCAGGATTGTGACTGCTCAGGGAGTTAAGCACTTGAATTCAGGAACCCTTTTGTTCAGAGATGTTAATCATGAAAACTGA
- a CDS encoding Pantothenate kinase, with translation MKTDQANSVVLAIDIGNSRTKLALVNISKLACTEELLLENDKFNQHLTICIDQLSKNSSPITGVNISSCIRDKCSETEYICRQKGFPSVNRVKTHDLLPVTFRYSKANDLGCDRISDSLACNRLFPGQNCLIIDSGTAITIDFLSKEGIFHGGAILPGVITQLKSLNKNTDLLPQTELSGTKPAFPGSTTEQCIQSGVLYGTAGAIKMHIDQLAKKCDDFKIICTGGGWRYTESLLDLDHIYRPDLTLIGTALYQEMKQ, from the coding sequence ATGAAAACTGATCAGGCTAATAGTGTTGTTCTTGCAATAGATATCGGAAACAGCAGAACCAAACTGGCTCTGGTAAACATTTCAAAACTGGCCTGTACGGAAGAACTGTTATTAGAAAACGACAAATTCAACCAACATTTAACAATATGCATAGATCAACTTAGCAAGAATAGTTCACCCATTACAGGTGTAAATATATCATCCTGTATCAGGGATAAATGTTCTGAAACTGAGTATATCTGCAGGCAAAAAGGATTTCCCAGCGTCAATAGAGTGAAAACGCATGATTTACTACCGGTGACATTCCGATACAGTAAAGCAAACGATCTTGGTTGTGACAGAATTTCCGACAGCCTCGCCTGTAATCGGCTGTTCCCGGGTCAGAATTGTTTGATAATTGATTCCGGAACAGCTATCACTATAGATTTTCTTTCCAAGGAGGGGATTTTTCATGGTGGTGCGATTCTGCCTGGTGTAATTACCCAGCTTAAATCCCTGAACAAAAACACTGACCTTCTGCCGCAAACTGAATTGTCCGGTACAAAGCCTGCTTTCCCTGGCAGTACAACGGAACAGTGCATACAATCAGGTGTGTTATACGGAACTGCTGGTGCAATAAAAATGCATATAGATCAGCTTGCCAAAAAATGTGATGATTTTAAAATCATCTGTACAGGTGGAGGCTGGAGATATACAGAATCACTGCTTGATTTGGACCACATCTACAGACCCGATCTGACACTTATAGGGACTGCACTGTATCAAGAAATGAAACAATGA
- a CDS encoding carbohydrate kinase gives MISVLTTEAMRNVDQRTITGDLTIGYSLMAEAGLGVFEAAREMLSNQRAKIAVFCGKGNNGGDGYVAAKMLMEIGHEVVCYSLCDTEILSGEAGLALREFKTVKGHVVIVSEPEDFEPLNGNDLIIDAMLGTGVKGDPHGLTARVIDAVNCSDVAVLAVDTPSGLNSDTGKPGKPCIMATKTVTMGFPKLGQFFGEGQKSVGALIIKELPYPQECVDLYRENIFYPEKKYMHHILPCRDELGSKFEHGVALLICGSRGMTGAATLSSVSAMRTGCGMVHLAIPESILSTMAIKVTEPVLHPVKETASGTISLHALDMVKNLMEGKNALCIGPGLSHHEDTTAFVRELVKNSGVPTILDADGINAFRGHTDKLRDHSSELIITPHLGEWRRLFGELPSEPGEKIELLREVASDYQITVLLKGNPTLVVDKSSECYILPFGNSALSTAGSGDVLSGVIVSLLAQGASVSNAAILGQYLFGTAGVLASQELTKYSVMAGDLQRYIPGAIKGIIS, from the coding sequence ATGATCTCTGTGTTAACTACCGAAGCAATGAGAAATGTTGACCAAAGGACTATCACTGGAGATTTAACCATTGGTTATTCACTTATGGCTGAAGCAGGTTTGGGTGTGTTTGAAGCTGCCCGCGAAATGCTTTCAAATCAGAGGGCAAAAATAGCTGTTTTCTGTGGTAAAGGAAACAATGGGGGAGACGGGTATGTGGCTGCAAAAATGCTCATGGAGATCGGGCATGAGGTGGTGTGCTACTCTTTGTGTGACACAGAGATACTTTCCGGTGAGGCCGGGCTTGCATTAAGGGAATTTAAAACCGTTAAAGGACATGTGGTGATCGTAAGTGAACCGGAAGACTTTGAGCCCCTTAATGGCAATGATCTTATTATCGATGCCATGCTTGGGACCGGAGTAAAGGGTGATCCACACGGCCTGACTGCACGGGTAATCGATGCTGTTAATTGCTCAGATGTAGCTGTACTCGCAGTTGACACCCCATCCGGTCTAAACTCTGATACGGGAAAACCGGGGAAACCATGCATTATGGCAACCAAAACTGTTACTATGGGGTTCCCAAAGCTGGGGCAGTTTTTCGGGGAAGGGCAGAAATCAGTTGGCGCACTAATCATTAAAGAATTACCTTATCCTCAAGAGTGTGTGGATCTGTATAGGGAGAATATTTTCTATCCTGAAAAAAAATATATGCACCACATTCTTCCATGCAGAGATGAGCTTGGTTCAAAATTTGAACACGGTGTCGCTCTTTTGATATGTGGCTCCAGGGGAATGACCGGAGCGGCCACGCTTTCCTCTGTTTCTGCAATGCGTACAGGGTGTGGTATGGTGCACTTGGCGATCCCGGAATCGATCCTCAGCACAATGGCGATAAAAGTAACTGAACCAGTTCTTCACCCGGTAAAGGAAACTGCTTCAGGCACAATCTCACTGCATGCTTTGGATATGGTCAAAAATCTTATGGAAGGTAAGAATGCACTCTGCATTGGTCCGGGCCTATCTCATCATGAAGATACAACTGCATTTGTAAGAGAACTGGTGAAGAATTCGGGAGTACCCACAATACTTGACGCTGACGGGATCAATGCTTTCAGGGGGCATACTGATAAACTTCGGGATCATTCTTCGGAGTTGATTATAACACCCCATTTAGGTGAATGGAGAAGGCTGTTTGGTGAATTGCCGTCGGAGCCGGGGGAGAAGATTGAGTTGCTCCGAGAAGTGGCATCAGATTACCAGATTACAGTGCTTCTGAAAGGCAATCCGACTCTGGTGGTTGATAAATCATCCGAATGCTATATTCTCCCCTTTGGTAACTCAGCATTATCTACTGCAGGCAGCGGAGATGTTCTTAGCGGTGTCATAGTTTCTCTGCTTGCCCAGGGGGCTTCTGTAAGCAATGCGGCGATACTTGGACAGTACCTTTTTGGAACTGCGGGTGTACTGGCATCACAGGAGCTTACAAAGTACTCTGTTATGGCCGGAGATTTACAAAGATATATACCCGGGGCAATCAAAGGTATTATCAGTTAA
- a CDS encoding 2'-5' RNA ligase yields the protein MSRLFVAIDLPENIKEKITSTYLAIPSAKWIDKDQLHLTLRFIGETSRETAESLDSCLRGIDFPPISLTMKGVGFFPPRKQPRILWCGIAENEQLMRFQNKIERAVSASGISPDNRKFHPHITVARLKNSPPERVADYMAMNSLFETEQFTVSEFHLYSSHLSREGSHHTREVTYSLEDRNNI from the coding sequence ATGTCACGTCTGTTCGTCGCAATCGATCTTCCGGAAAATATCAAGGAAAAAATCACCTCTACCTATCTTGCTATTCCCAGCGCCAAATGGATTGACAAAGATCAACTCCACCTGACACTGCGTTTCATTGGTGAAACTTCCCGGGAAACTGCCGAGTCTTTAGACTCCTGTCTTAGAGGTATCGATTTTCCACCCATTTCACTGACCATGAAAGGCGTTGGTTTTTTCCCCCCAAGAAAGCAACCTCGTATTCTTTGGTGCGGTATAGCTGAGAATGAGCAGCTTATGAGATTTCAAAATAAAATCGAACGGGCTGTAAGTGCTTCAGGAATATCTCCCGACAACAGGAAGTTCCACCCTCACATTACCGTTGCAAGGTTAAAGAATTCACCACCAGAGAGAGTCGCGGATTATATGGCTATGAACAGTTTGTTTGAGACAGAACAGTTCACTGTTTCAGAATTTCATCTCTATTCAAGTCATCTCTCCCGTGAAGGTTCACACCATACAAGAGAAGTTACCTACAGTCTTGAAGACAGGAACAATATTTAG
- a CDS encoding putative hydrolase: MIEFDLHVHSLFSKCGLHTFLELIEQAHKLGMKGIAITDHGPALGGRLNSPFFERFCSPYSDLKLLKGIECNVLNSEGEIDVPRDLLKFLDVVLLGIHPNIKPGENLGDCTDMLIAAMEKNPCIDIITHPNDPAYKVDYQSLAREAKKHGIAVELNNSKLMYNRSSAEDVTKLIEACRDAGCYMAVNSDTHAIHELGCDDHVRGLLREANFRGELIVNRTEQSTLEFVNGRIETKRC; the protein is encoded by the coding sequence GTGATTGAGTTTGATCTTCATGTGCACTCACTGTTTAGCAAGTGCGGTCTACACACTTTTCTGGAACTGATTGAACAGGCACACAAGTTAGGTATGAAAGGAATTGCAATTACAGATCATGGTCCAGCTTTGGGGGGAAGACTTAACAGTCCTTTTTTTGAGCGCTTCTGCTCTCCATACAGCGACTTGAAACTGTTAAAGGGCATAGAGTGCAATGTCCTGAATTCTGAGGGAGAAATCGATGTGCCCCGGGATCTTTTAAAATTCCTGGATGTAGTATTGCTTGGGATCCACCCAAACATAAAACCGGGCGAAAACCTCGGAGATTGTACTGATATGCTGATTGCAGCAATGGAGAAAAATCCCTGCATTGACATCATTACCCACCCCAATGATCCGGCTTACAAGGTAGACTACCAGAGCTTGGCCAGGGAAGCAAAAAAGCACGGAATTGCAGTTGAGCTAAATAATTCAAAACTGATGTATAACAGAAGTAGTGCAGAGGATGTAACAAAGCTTATTGAAGCCTGCAGGGATGCAGGATGCTACATGGCAGTCAACAGTGATACTCATGCAATTCATGAGCTTGGCTGTGATGACCATGTTCGCGGGTTGCTGAGAGAGGCTAATTTCAGGGGTGAGTTGATTGTAAACAGAACAGAACAAAGCACCCTTGAATTTGTCAATGGTAGAATTGAAACAAAAAGGTGCTAA